A window of the Salvelinus sp. IW2-2015 linkage group LG37, ASM291031v2, whole genome shotgun sequence genome harbors these coding sequences:
- the LOC111960024 gene encoding E3 ubiquitin-protein ligase TRIM17-like, whose product MASSMSEDQFLCSICLGVFTNPATIPCGHTFCKPCLEAYWNTRGDPAICALCKTSFTPTPNIQVNIVLRDLVEIFKGASGGGDEAVDQPTVAPGEVSCDVCIGDRVPKAVKTCLVCLSSYCLEHARVHNARFSRHQLVRPLANLEERMCPTHNRLLELYCRTDKTMLCVACDAHQAPAHQVVSMQVEFLAQKAQLAKDQTVVKEKLKATRNEAEKLNSSVLLCENKAARQIEFVNEFRLALVSKVRLIYDRYNTEASRRVDELVRTASHWNRALEEDITALMSRVFALERVIGSSDSFELLNNLPSLPPAPPDGIRGPCSVNIPTDLLGNLVEDFMQNIAKLPKMGYLTTNGNAGSEIALVKEFTVEVTPDPSTAHPSLLFRRGSHGCEIRVDRSKMARKFPLSAQRFTQVPCVLATQGFSSHRAYWEVEVEDWDGNGSDVWFIGVATESSMTSQGVSLTPEKGFWVLVHREGRLWPNPIPNPATNPLAIVTQMRKAHVGVYFDGRKRLVSFYDIHLGHHLYTYNHVPTNERLFPVFSPDFFRSAFKPANHAMIVRTHTATNHQCGR is encoded by the exons ATGGCATCGTCCATGTCAGAGGACCAGTTCCTGTGCTCCATCTGTCTTGGTGTTTTCACCAACCCAGCCACAATCCCGTGTGGACACACATTTTGCAAGCCTTGTCTCGAGGCCTATTGGAACACTAGAGGAGACCCTGCAATCTGTGCTCTGTGCAAGACTAGCTTCACACCAACCCCCAACATCCAGGTCAACATAGTCTTGAGAGACCTTGTGGAAATCTTCAAGGGGGCAAGTGGAGGAGGGGACGAGGCCGTCGACCAGCCGACTGTGGCTCCTGGAGAGGTCTCCTGTGACGTATGCATAGGAGACAGGGTGCCCAAGGCCGTCAAGACCTGCCTGGTGTGTTTGTCATCGTACTGCCTGGAGCATGCAAGGGTCCACAATGCCCGGTTTTCCAGGCACCAGCTAGTCAGGCCCCTGGCTAACCTGGAGGAAAGGATGTGTCCGACCCACAACAGGCTCCTGGAGCTTTACTGCCGCACTGACAAGACCATGCTGTGTGTGGCGTGTGACGCTCACCAGGCGCCGGCCCACCAGGTTGTGTCGATGCAGGTAGAGTTCTTGGCTCAGAAG GCTCAGCTGGCTAAAGACCAGACAGTGGTCAAGGAGAAGCTGAAGGCCACTCGGAATGAGGCAGAGAAATTAAACTCTTCAGTCCTACTCTGTGAG AATAAAGCAGCGAGGCAAATCGAGTTTGTGAATGAGTTCCGCCTAGCCCTGGTCAGCAAGGTGAGGCTGATTTACGATCGCTACAACACTGAGGCCTCGAGGAGAGTGGACGAGCTGGTGAGGACAGCTTCCCATTGGAACCGTGCGCTTGAAGAAGACATCACAGCTCTGATGAGCAGAGTTTTTGCACTGGAGCGGGTGATTGGCTCCTCAGACTCCTTTGAGCTTCTTAAT aatcttccctctctccctcctgctcctccagATGGCATCAGAGGACCATGCAGCGTCAACATCCCCACAGATCTACTGGGGAACCTTGTGGAGGATTTCATGCAAAACATTGCCAAACTACCTAAGATGGGCTACTTGACTACAAACGGCAATGCTGGCTCAG AGATTGCCTTGGTTAAAGAGTTCACAG ttGAGGTGACTCCTGACCCCAGCACAGCCCACCCATCGCTGCTGTTCAGAAGGGGGTCCCATGGTTGTGAGATTCGGGTGGACCGGAGCAAGATGGCTAGGAAGTTCCCCCTGTCGGCCCAGCGCTTCACCCAGGTGCCTTGCGTCCTCGCCACCCAGGGGTTCAGCAGCCATCGAGCCTACTGGGAGGTTGAGGTGGAGGACTGGGATGGAAATGGATCTGATGTGTGGTTTATAGGTGTGGCAACTGAGTCCTCCATGACTTCTCAAGGGGTGAGTCTCACCCCTGAGAAGGGGTTCTGGGTCCTGGTACATCGTGAGGGGAGGCTTTGGCCCAACCCTATCCCCAACCCTGCCACCAACCCTTTGGCCATCGTAACACAAATGAGGAAG GCACATGTGGGTGTGTACTTCGACGGGCGGAAGCGACTCGTGTCATTCTACGACATCCATCTCGGTCATCACCTCTACACGTACAACCACGTGCCAACCAATGAAAGACTCTTCCCTGTCTTCAGCCCTGACTTCTTCCGTTCTGCATTCAAACCTGCCAACCACGCCATGATTGTTAGAACCCACACTGCCACAAACCACCAATGTGGACGATGA